One window of Bacillus sp. FJAT-45350 genomic DNA carries:
- the yutH gene encoding spore coat putative kinase YutH, whose translation MFGRNIYDHYNLYCEQLINIGKYEGFVANGELYIAVPANDRTEVSPEQVLSISEQVNAYGDTKVAQHIRTKDGQMTALVDGETIFLYRIPPISLQYDGGLGKELASFHQNGVFVAESRQNWDGATKWKELWEKRLQQLERWYEHILMQPHKTEIDEAFLFTFPYYMGLTENAIQYVVDGNLDDTVRDRGFSTVCHRHFTDSTWLTLEEGSGQVKVPTDWIIDHPSRDIAEWIRYQMLNQDEPLQSIEKFLNEYENVRVISPYGWRLIYGRLLFPLHYFEAIENCYSACVTTRALYEEEFLQVLAKEEQNEKLLRNFYSKLHIPYREVGLSVVDWLS comes from the coding sequence TTGTTTGGAAGAAATATTTATGACCACTATAACCTCTATTGTGAACAGTTAATAAATATTGGTAAATATGAAGGTTTTGTTGCAAATGGAGAGCTTTATATTGCAGTACCTGCTAATGATAGGACCGAAGTTAGTCCTGAGCAGGTTTTATCCATTAGTGAACAGGTAAATGCGTATGGAGATACGAAGGTTGCTCAACACATTCGAACAAAAGACGGTCAAATGACAGCGTTAGTAGATGGAGAAACGATATTTCTGTATCGAATACCACCAATAAGCTTGCAATATGACGGAGGTCTTGGCAAAGAATTAGCCTCTTTTCACCAAAATGGCGTTTTTGTAGCGGAATCAAGACAAAACTGGGATGGAGCAACAAAATGGAAAGAGTTATGGGAGAAAAGACTACAGCAATTAGAACGTTGGTATGAACATATTCTTATGCAACCTCACAAGACAGAAATAGATGAAGCGTTTTTATTTACTTTTCCTTATTATATGGGATTAACGGAAAATGCTATTCAATATGTAGTCGACGGAAATTTAGATGATACGGTTCGAGATAGAGGTTTCTCGACTGTTTGCCATAGACATTTCACTGATTCAACTTGGCTAACGTTAGAAGAGGGAAGTGGGCAAGTAAAAGTACCTACAGATTGGATTATTGATCATCCAAGTCGGGATATAGCAGAGTGGATTCGTTATCAAATGTTAAATCAAGACGAACCACTTCAAAGTATAGAAAAATTCCTAAATGAATATGAAAATGTAAGGGTGATTAGCCCATATGGCTGGAGATTAATTTATGGTCGTCTTCTTTTTCCTCTTCATTATTTTGAGGCAATTGAAAACTGCTATTCAGCATGTGTAACTACAAGAGCACTTTATGAAGAAGAATTTTTACAAGTACTTGCAAAAGAAGAACAAAACGAAAAATTGTTACGTAATTTTTATAGTAAGCTTCATATTCCTTATAGAGAAGTAGGTCTGTCTGTCGTTGATTGGTTATCGTAA
- a CDS encoding 2-hydroxyacid dehydrogenase — protein sequence MKPYVFVTRKISEEALRPLREIADIKVWPEDEVPVSREVLLDEASRASALFTMVSDPINKELFDLAPNLQVVANMAVGFDNINVEEATQRGIIVCHTPDVLTDTTADLTFALLMATARRLVEASNYIKEGQWKEWSPLLLAGYDIHHKKIGIIGMGRIGEAVAKRATGFDMEILYHNRTRKPEAEKALNAKYVSFDEVIEDCDFVVSMVPYTNETKGIFNEGVFKAMKKTAIFINASRGGVVNEEALYQALQYKEIAAAGLDVFSKEPIGAEHPLLTLPNVVALPHIGSASYETRGAMVEMTVENIIRVLQGTEPLAVVNKEVLSSTAREK from the coding sequence ATGAAGCCATACGTATTTGTTACTAGAAAGATAAGTGAAGAAGCATTGCGACCATTACGAGAAATTGCAGATATAAAGGTATGGCCAGAGGATGAAGTACCTGTTTCTAGAGAAGTACTTTTAGATGAAGCGTCTCGAGCATCTGCTTTATTTACGATGGTGTCTGATCCGATTAATAAGGAGCTTTTTGATTTAGCTCCTAATTTACAGGTTGTCGCTAATATGGCGGTAGGTTTTGATAATATTAATGTAGAAGAGGCAACGCAAAGAGGTATTATCGTCTGCCATACTCCTGATGTCTTAACAGATACGACAGCAGATTTAACATTTGCTCTTTTAATGGCAACTGCTAGAAGGCTAGTAGAGGCTTCGAATTATATTAAAGAGGGTCAGTGGAAGGAGTGGAGTCCGTTATTATTAGCAGGCTATGATATTCATCATAAAAAGATTGGGATTATCGGTATGGGACGGATTGGAGAAGCGGTTGCGAAAAGAGCAACTGGGTTTGATATGGAAATTCTTTATCATAATCGAACAAGAAAGCCTGAAGCGGAAAAAGCATTGAATGCCAAATATGTCTCTTTTGATGAAGTTATTGAGGATTGTGATTTCGTTGTATCAATGGTTCCTTATACAAATGAGACTAAGGGTATTTTTAACGAAGGCGTATTCAAGGCAATGAAGAAAACAGCTATCTTTATAAATGCTTCTCGTGGCGGAGTAGTTAATGAAGAAGCTTTATACCAGGCGCTACAATATAAGGAAATAGCAGCAGCGGGTTTAGATGTGTTTTCTAAGGAGCCAATTGGTGCTGAACACCCATTACTTACGCTACCTAATGTTGTTGCATTACCTCATATAGGCAGCGCTAGCTATGAGACGAGAGGAGCAATGGTAGAGATGACGGTTGAAAACATTATTCGAGTATTACAAGGGACTGAACCTCTTGCTGTTGTAAATAAGGAAGTGCTCTCATCTACTGCTCGAGAAAAATGA
- a CDS encoding homoserine dehydrogenase, translated as MEKGISVGLLGLGTVGSGVIQIIQRHQEELKHQVGCPVSVEKVLVRNLEKKRNVDIDESKLTEHVEEVIANPEIDVVIEVMGGVTEAKEYIISALENKKHVVTANKDLMALYGAELLQVASDNQCDLFYEASVAGGIPIIRSLVEGLSADRITKMMGIVNGTTNFILTKMSKIGSSYDDVLKEAQELGYAEADPTSDVEGLDAARKMAILSTLGFSMNIGLEDVVVRGITTVTEEDLHYCEQLGYTMKLIGLAERTDGRVEVSVQPTLLPNEHPLASVNDEFNAVYVYGEAVGETMFYGPGAGSLPTATSIVSDLVTVMKNKRLGVNGRSVTAPLYEKQLKTDEEIESKYFLRLHVTDKAGTFSAITSIFAEHEVSFEKLLQLPINEEVAEIIIITHRTSKKTYEDIYNGLNNLEVVQSVESSYRVEGGNK; from the coding sequence ATGGAAAAAGGAATATCAGTTGGACTATTAGGGCTTGGAACAGTAGGTAGTGGGGTTATTCAAATTATCCAAAGACATCAAGAAGAACTAAAGCATCAAGTTGGTTGCCCTGTTTCTGTAGAAAAAGTATTAGTAAGAAACTTAGAGAAAAAGAGAAATGTAGATATTGATGAATCGAAGCTAACTGAGCATGTAGAGGAAGTTATCGCTAACCCGGAGATTGATGTAGTAATTGAGGTAATGGGTGGAGTAACTGAAGCGAAAGAATATATTATATCTGCCCTTGAGAATAAAAAGCATGTAGTTACAGCTAATAAGGATTTAATGGCTTTATATGGTGCAGAACTATTACAAGTAGCTAGTGATAATCAATGTGATTTATTTTATGAAGCGAGTGTAGCAGGTGGAATTCCGATTATTAGGAGCTTAGTAGAAGGGCTCTCTGCTGATAGAATTACTAAAATGATGGGGATTGTGAACGGGACTACAAATTTCATTTTAACGAAAATGAGCAAAATTGGTAGCTCTTACGATGACGTGTTAAAAGAAGCACAAGAGCTTGGTTATGCTGAAGCAGATCCTACTTCAGATGTTGAGGGGTTAGATGCAGCTAGGAAAATGGCCATTTTATCAACTTTAGGATTTTCAATGAACATAGGACTTGAGGATGTTGTTGTTCGAGGAATTACAACAGTCACAGAAGAAGATCTACACTATTGTGAACAGCTTGGTTATACAATGAAATTAATTGGTCTCGCTGAGCGTACTGATGGTCGCGTAGAGGTAAGTGTTCAACCTACATTATTACCAAACGAACATCCATTAGCTTCAGTGAACGACGAATTTAATGCAGTTTACGTTTATGGTGAAGCGGTTGGGGAAACGATGTTCTACGGCCCTGGTGCAGGGTCTTTACCGACAGCAACTTCAATCGTATCAGATTTAGTGACAGTTATGAAGAACAAACGACTTGGTGTAAATGGTCGAAGTGTCACTGCTCCTCTTTATGAAAAGCAGTTAAAGACAGATGAAGAAATTGAATCAAAGTATTTCCTACGTTTACATGTAACTGACAAAGCAGGGACATTCTCAGCTATTACATCAATTTTTGCTGAACATGAAGTAAGCTTTGAAAAGTTGTTACAGTTACCAATAAACGAAGAGGTAGCGGAAATAATTATTATTACACATAGAACAAGTAAGAAGACTTATGAAGACATTTATAATGGATTAAATAATTTAGAAGTAGTTCAATCAGTTGAAAGTAGTTATCGAGTTGAGGGAGGAAACAAATAA
- the thrC gene encoding threonine synthase, with amino-acid sequence MSSWKGLLSEYKEYLPVNEDTPMLSLREGNTPLIPLENLSKEWGVEVYVKVEGANPTGSFKDRGMVMAVAKAKEEGSKTIICASTGNTSAAAAAYGARAGLRCIVVIPEGKIALGKLAQAVMYGAEILEIQGNFDNALDIVRKISEVEPITLVNSVNPYRIEGQKTAAFEVCDALGSAPDVLCIPVGNAGNITAYWKGFKEYNEKKNTGLPEMRGFEAEGAAAIVQGKVIEEPETIATAIRIGNPASWNQAVNAAEESKGKVDYVTDEEILDAYQLLAKTEGVFAEPASCASIAGLRKQLASGEIKKGSKIVCVLTGNGLKDPSTAMDTITVKPKVLPNNEEAFLAHIKGGVHK; translated from the coding sequence ATGAGTAGCTGGAAAGGTTTATTATCTGAATATAAAGAGTATTTACCAGTAAATGAGGATACACCAATGCTTTCTTTAAGAGAGGGGAATACACCATTAATTCCACTTGAGAATCTATCAAAAGAGTGGGGTGTTGAGGTCTATGTAAAGGTTGAGGGAGCGAATCCAACTGGATCATTTAAAGACCGTGGAATGGTTATGGCTGTTGCTAAAGCAAAAGAAGAAGGCAGTAAAACCATTATCTGTGCGTCAACTGGGAATACATCAGCAGCAGCTGCTGCATATGGTGCACGTGCAGGGCTTCGTTGTATCGTAGTAATTCCAGAAGGGAAGATTGCCCTTGGTAAGCTAGCTCAAGCAGTAATGTATGGAGCTGAAATTTTAGAAATTCAAGGAAATTTTGATAACGCACTAGATATCGTTCGTAAAATTAGTGAAGTTGAGCCAATTACATTAGTAAATTCAGTAAATCCGTATCGTATTGAAGGACAGAAAACAGCAGCGTTTGAAGTATGTGATGCATTAGGAAGTGCACCAGATGTATTATGTATTCCTGTTGGAAATGCTGGGAATATTACAGCCTACTGGAAAGGGTTTAAAGAATACAACGAGAAGAAAAATACAGGATTACCTGAAATGAGAGGATTTGAAGCTGAGGGCGCGGCAGCTATCGTTCAAGGTAAAGTGATTGAAGAGCCAGAAACAATTGCGACAGCGATTCGTATTGGAAACCCTGCGAGCTGGAATCAAGCAGTCAATGCAGCTGAAGAGTCAAAGGGTAAGGTCGATTATGTAACAGATGAAGAAATTCTAGATGCATATCAATTACTCGCTAAAACGGAAGGTGTATTTGCTGAACCAGCATCATGTGCTTCTATTGCTGGACTACGCAAGCAACTTGCTTCTGGAGAAATTAAAAAAGGTTCAAAAATTGTATGTGTACTGACTGGAAACGGCTTAAAGGACCCAAGTACTGCAATGGATACAATTACAGTAAAACCAAAGGTGTTACCAAATAATGAGGAAGCATTCCTGGCTCATATTAAAGGTGGTGTACACAAGTGA
- the thrB gene encoding homoserine kinase yields the protein MIDGKMVITVPASSANLGPGFDSIGLALNRYLTLTVTNSSDWCFKGKSEELEGVPEGKENLIYQVAEHVANELGRDMTPCYVEMISNIPLARGLGSSASAIVAGIELANQLLDANLSPEEKVRFASLWEGHPDNVAPSVYGGLIVGTHTEESTDFVYCGVPEIDIVMLIPAEELMTKKARGVLPESIPFKSAVQGSSVANVLVAAILQGNWELAGKMMVRDLFHHPYRKELVPGLEDVMNTIFDTGAYGAALSGAGPTIICFTALNKGEQLKEELQQRYPQFSAELVQPDPNGVMVERSVVTELK from the coding sequence GTGATAGACGGAAAGATGGTCATTACAGTCCCGGCGAGCTCTGCGAACCTAGGACCTGGTTTTGACTCAATCGGTCTTGCTCTTAATCGTTATTTAACATTAACGGTAACTAATAGTAGCGATTGGTGTTTCAAAGGCAAATCAGAAGAGCTAGAAGGAGTTCCAGAGGGAAAAGAAAACCTTATTTATCAAGTAGCTGAACATGTTGCAAATGAGCTAGGAAGAGACATGACGCCTTGTTACGTAGAAATGATAAGTAATATTCCACTGGCTCGTGGGCTTGGAAGTAGTGCTTCTGCAATTGTTGCAGGAATTGAGCTTGCGAATCAATTGCTTGATGCAAACCTTTCACCTGAAGAAAAGGTAAGGTTTGCTAGCCTATGGGAAGGTCATCCTGATAATGTAGCTCCTTCAGTATATGGTGGTTTAATTGTTGGAACACACACCGAAGAGAGTACGGATTTTGTTTATTGTGGTGTACCTGAAATCGATATTGTAATGCTGATTCCAGCTGAGGAGCTAATGACAAAGAAGGCTAGAGGTGTTCTTCCTGAATCAATACCTTTTAAGTCTGCTGTGCAAGGTAGTAGTGTAGCTAATGTTTTAGTCGCTGCGATTTTGCAAGGAAACTGGGAGCTTGCTGGGAAGATGATGGTACGAGATTTATTCCACCATCCATATAGAAAAGAGCTTGTTCCAGGTCTTGAAGACGTTATGAATACAATTTTTGATACGGGTGCATATGGCGCAGCATTAAGTGGAGCAGGTCCTACAATTATCTGCTTTACAGCGTTAAATAAGGGTGAGCAGTTGAAGGAAGAACTCCAACAACGCTATCCACAATTTTCAGCAGAGCTTGTTCAACCAGATCCAAATGGGGTAATGGTGGAGCGTTCGGTTGTAACGGAGCTGAAGTAA
- a CDS encoding YuzD family protein: MNIIITVYGAEEKCASCVNLPSALDTKEWLEAAINRKYTSIPVTIRYVDIYKPETEEDKKYSEEILDDVYFYPLIVIDDEVVAEGNPKLKDIFAVIEEKGKGLD, translated from the coding sequence ATGAATATTATAATAACAGTGTATGGTGCCGAGGAAAAATGTGCTAGTTGTGTAAATTTACCTTCTGCTTTAGACACGAAAGAGTGGTTAGAGGCAGCAATTAACCGAAAATATACGAGTATACCTGTTACGATTCGATATGTAGATATATATAAGCCTGAAACAGAGGAAGATAAAAAATATTCCGAGGAAATTTTAGATGACGTGTATTTTTATCCGCTTATAGTAATTGACGATGAGGTTGTTGCTGAAGGAAATCCAAAGCTAAAAGATATTTTTGCAGTAATAGAAGAAAAAGGAAAGGGACTTGATTAA
- a CDS encoding NAD(P)/FAD-dependent oxidoreductase produces the protein MQKLVILGGGYGGMRALQRLLTNDLPSDVHITLIDKLPYHCLKTEYYALAAGTESDHHLRVSFPSDPRLTVTYGTIESIDLDTKTVQIQDHEPVPYDNLIIGLGCGDKYHNVPGAKENTLSIQSMEATRKTFEVLNNVRPEGVVSIVGAGLSGVELASELHESRPDLTIKLFDRGEIILSMFPRRLSNYVQSWFVDHGIHVVNKSNITKVEEGVLYNHDERIESDAIIWTAGIQPVEVVRNLDVEKDSQGRVILTNHHHLPIDENVFVVGDCASLPHAPSAQLAEGQAEQIVTILKKRWNGEPLPEEMPKIKLKGVLGSLGKKHGFGMMGERTLLGRMPRFLKSGVLWMYKHHTG, from the coding sequence ATGCAAAAACTTGTTATACTAGGTGGCGGGTATGGTGGAATGAGAGCTTTACAAAGGTTACTAACAAATGACCTACCAAGCGATGTTCACATTACCTTAATCGATAAATTACCATACCATTGTCTTAAAACGGAATATTACGCATTAGCGGCAGGAACAGAATCAGACCACCATTTACGTGTGTCTTTTCCAAGTGATCCACGCTTAACTGTTACTTATGGAACGATAGAATCTATTGACTTAGATACTAAAACTGTACAGATTCAAGACCACGAGCCTGTCCCTTATGATAATCTGATTATCGGCTTAGGCTGTGGCGATAAATATCACAATGTACCTGGTGCAAAAGAAAATACGTTAAGTATTCAAAGTATGGAGGCTACAAGAAAAACGTTTGAAGTACTAAATAACGTACGTCCTGAAGGTGTAGTTTCTATCGTCGGTGCCGGACTAAGTGGTGTTGAGCTTGCAAGTGAACTTCATGAAAGTCGTCCTGATTTAACAATCAAGTTATTTGACCGTGGTGAAATTATTCTATCTATGTTCCCTAGAAGATTAAGTAATTACGTTCAAAGTTGGTTCGTTGACCACGGTATCCATGTGGTGAACAAATCAAATATCACAAAGGTAGAAGAAGGAGTACTATATAACCATGATGAACGTATTGAAAGTGATGCTATCATCTGGACAGCTGGAATTCAACCTGTAGAAGTGGTCCGTAATTTAGATGTTGAAAAAGATTCTCAAGGCCGTGTTATCCTAACAAACCACCATCACCTTCCAATAGATGAAAATGTTTTTGTCGTAGGAGATTGCGCAAGTCTTCCTCATGCACCTAGTGCCCAATTAGCAGAGGGACAAGCAGAACAAATCGTTACTATTCTTAAGAAGCGTTGGAACGGAGAACCACTTCCTGAAGAAATGCCAAAAATTAAGCTAAAAGGCGTTCTTGGTTCACTTGGTAAGAAACATGGTTTTGGAATGATGGGCGAACGTACATTACTTGGACGTATGCCACGCTTTCTTAAGAGTGGAGTTTTATGGATGTATAAACACCATACTGGGTAA
- a CDS encoding YuzB family protein, with protein MKPIIEFCLSNLASGTQRAKEELEKDPNFDVIEYGCLGSCGQCAANPFALVNGEFVSGETNGDLVKNIYQYLDDNPMF; from the coding sequence ATGAAACCGATTATAGAGTTCTGTTTAAGCAATTTAGCGAGCGGTACACAAAGAGCGAAGGAAGAGTTAGAGAAAGATCCAAATTTTGATGTAATTGAGTATGGTTGTTTAGGTAGCTGTGGACAATGTGCTGCTAATCCTTTTGCTTTAGTAAATGGGGAATTTGTGTCTGGTGAAACGAATGGAGATTTAGTAAAGAATATATATCAATATCTCGATGATAATCCAATGTTTTAA
- the dapF gene encoding diaminopimelate epimerase, translating into MKFTKMHGLGNSYIYIDMFEETLREEELAHLAIEVADKNKGIGSDGLILVCPSDVAPVKMRIFNNDGSEAKNCGNGLRCVAKFAFEKGHVKETTFKIETLAGLVEATVHLTGDTVETVTVDMGHPRFLRKDLPMLGNQEEQVINEKITVDNETLSLTGVSMGNPHAVFFVDNIEEAPVTTVGPKLEKDELFPEWVNVEFVEMVSSNEMHFRVWERGSGITQACGTGACAAAVAAILNGKANRDEEITVHLLGGDLHITWTSEDKVLMTGAAETVVTGTYFRKNKNK; encoded by the coding sequence ATGAAGTTTACGAAAATGCACGGGCTAGGAAATAGCTATATCTATATAGATATGTTTGAAGAAACACTTAGGGAAGAAGAATTGGCACATTTAGCAATAGAAGTAGCAGATAAGAATAAAGGCATTGGTTCTGATGGATTAATCTTAGTATGTCCTTCTGATGTTGCACCAGTTAAGATGAGAATTTTTAATAATGATGGTTCTGAAGCGAAGAACTGCGGAAACGGTCTTCGATGTGTTGCTAAATTTGCTTTTGAAAAGGGACATGTAAAAGAAACGACTTTTAAAATTGAAACTCTAGCAGGGTTAGTTGAAGCGACAGTTCATCTTACTGGAGATACAGTTGAGACGGTAACTGTTGATATGGGACACCCTCGATTTTTAAGAAAAGATTTACCTATGCTAGGGAATCAAGAGGAACAGGTAATAAATGAAAAAATAACGGTTGATAATGAAACGCTTTCACTTACAGGTGTTTCGATGGGGAATCCACATGCAGTGTTCTTCGTAGATAATATCGAAGAAGCTCCTGTGACAACAGTTGGTCCAAAGCTTGAAAAGGACGAGCTATTTCCAGAATGGGTGAATGTGGAATTTGTAGAAATGGTAAGTTCGAATGAAATGCATTTCCGCGTGTGGGAGCGAGGTTCTGGTATTACACAAGCTTGTGGAACAGGAGCTTGTGCCGCCGCAGTTGCTGCTATTCTTAACGGGAAAGCAAATAGAGATGAAGAAATTACCGTTCATTTACTAGGTGGAGATTTGCATATTACTTGGACATCTGAGGATAAGGTACTAATGACAGGTGCAGCTGAAACTGTTGTAACTGGTACATACTTTCGTAAAAATAAAAATAAATAG
- the mqnE gene encoding aminofutalosine synthase MqnE — MSTLLTNKRMQEISEKVMAGQRLTIEDGLYLYDTPDLLSIAQLANHVNLQKNGDNVYFIQNMYINPTNVCEADCSFCGFKRKPGEDGAYTMNEEQLLSYVKERWSDNIREFHIVGGHNHEVPFDYYLDTIRTLKKHYPNCTVKAYTGAEIEFFSRISGLSMKEVLEELIKAGLDTLPGGGAEILTENYRMKMSPDKASTDQWLEAHEIAHGLGLKTHATMLYGSIESYEERLIHMDRLRQLQDRTNGYMVFIPLAMQPRSINAGLKRRTSAYDDMRTVAISRLMLDNFDHIKAYWINIGVQLTQMALSFGSSDIHGTLIEERISHAVGALTSQGLTRDELIHLIKTANKVPVERDTFYNVIKKY, encoded by the coding sequence ATGTCTACTCTGCTTACTAATAAAAGAATGCAAGAGATTAGCGAAAAAGTAATGGCTGGTCAACGATTAACAATTGAAGATGGTCTATACCTATATGATACACCTGATTTATTAAGCATTGCTCAGCTTGCAAACCATGTTAATCTACAAAAAAATGGTGATAACGTATATTTCATTCAAAATATGTATATTAATCCTACTAATGTTTGTGAAGCAGACTGTAGTTTCTGTGGATTCAAACGTAAGCCTGGAGAAGACGGAGCATATACAATGAACGAAGAGCAATTATTATCGTATGTAAAAGAACGTTGGAGCGATAATATTCGTGAATTTCATATTGTAGGTGGCCATAATCATGAAGTTCCATTTGATTACTATTTAGATACAATACGTACATTAAAGAAGCATTATCCTAACTGTACTGTAAAAGCATACACGGGTGCTGAAATTGAATTTTTCTCTCGTATCTCTGGGTTATCAATGAAAGAAGTATTAGAAGAGCTTATTAAAGCAGGATTAGATACGTTACCAGGTGGAGGAGCAGAAATTCTAACTGAAAATTATCGTATGAAAATGAGTCCAGATAAAGCTTCAACCGACCAATGGTTAGAGGCACATGAAATTGCTCATGGTTTAGGCCTAAAAACTCACGCTACAATGCTTTATGGATCAATTGAAAGCTATGAAGAGCGGTTAATTCATATGGACAGGCTTCGTCAATTACAGGATAGAACGAACGGTTATATGGTATTTATCCCACTTGCGATGCAACCACGTAGCATCAATGCAGGACTTAAACGTAGAACATCAGCGTATGACGACATGCGTACAGTAGCAATTAGTCGCTTAATGCTCGATAACTTTGACCATATTAAAGCTTATTGGATTAATATTGGCGTTCAATTAACACAAATGGCACTTAGCTTCGGGTCAAGTGATATCCATGGTACGTTAATTGAGGAACGTATTTCTCACGCTGTTGGCGCCCTAACATCACAAGGGTTAACACGAGATGAATTAATCCATTTAATTAAAACAGCAAATAAAGTTCCTGTAGAAAGAGACACTTTCTACAACGTAATTAAAAAGTACTAA
- a CDS encoding aspartyl-phosphate phosphatase Spo0E family protein, which translates to MLNRSYRKKECMEQIELLREKMISTAMLYGMNHPLVLKYSQEIDQKHNSILGGEYSSISHLQKGS; encoded by the coding sequence TTGTTAAACCGTTCATATCGTAAGAAGGAATGTATGGAACAGATTGAGTTGCTTAGAGAAAAAATGATCTCAACTGCTATGTTATACGGAATGAATCACCCGCTTGTCTTAAAATACAGTCAAGAAATAGACCAGAAGCATAATTCTATATTAGGAGGAGAATATTCCTCAATAAGTCATCTACAGAAAGGCTCATAA
- the erpA gene encoding iron-sulfur cluster insertion protein ErpA — protein sequence MITITDSAVDRIKVMMEEQENEDLLLRVGVKGGGCSGLSYGMGFDSEKQSEDTTLEINGLDVIVDKESAPMLDGVVIDYKENMMGGGFTIENPNAIATCGCGSSFKTASNEGTPEEC from the coding sequence TTGATTACTATTACAGATTCTGCTGTAGATCGTATAAAGGTAATGATGGAAGAACAGGAAAATGAGGATTTGTTACTTCGTGTTGGAGTCAAAGGTGGTGGCTGTAGTGGACTATCTTACGGGATGGGATTTGATAGTGAAAAACAGTCCGAAGATACTACTCTAGAAATTAATGGCCTAGACGTTATAGTAGATAAAGAAAGCGCTCCTATGTTAGACGGAGTAGTGATCGATTATAAAGAGAACATGATGGGCGGAGGATTTACCATTGAAAATCCTAATGCGATTGCTACTTGTGGTTGTGGATCATCTTTCAAAACTGCTTCTAATGAAGGTACGCCTGAAGAATGCTAA